One window from the genome of Candidatus Methylomirabilota bacterium encodes:
- a CDS encoding PilZ domain-containing protein produces the protein MRDSNDTRRSPRISCDLPMEYQIPGTHPRNGRITKLGTLGALLTTHETVPLGAELFLSFHLPLSKRQINTVGKVRWTSQGRAGVEFAYFGLQQRDEIWRYYARQSAQQRLARS, from the coding sequence ATGAGAGATTCGAATGACACACGACGCTCGCCCCGTATTTCCTGTGACCTCCCCATGGAGTACCAAATCCCAGGCACCCACCCCCGAAACGGACGGATCACCAAGCTCGGGACCTTGGGGGCGCTCCTCACCACGCACGAGACGGTCCCGCTTGGGGCCGAACTGTTCCTCAGCTTTCACCTCCCGCTCAGCAAGCGCCAGATCAATACCGTCGGCAAAGTCAGATGGACGAGTCAAGGAAGGGCCGGAGTGGAGTTCGCCTACTTTGGCCTCCAGCAACGAGACGAGATCTGGAGATACTACGCGCGGCAGTCGGCCCAACAACGGCTGGCACGCTCGTAG
- a CDS encoding putative toxin-antitoxin system toxin component, PIN family, which yields MRVVLDTNTLISALLFSGTASRLAPLWQSRRITVLLSKSILQEYLRTLAYPKFRLSDQGIKGVVEEQLLPFVETVQVKKHLTVVRRDPEDNKFLECAVAGRAKYLVTGDRDLLELGSYRGIKILTVGEFLNEVKL from the coding sequence ATGCGCGTCGTCCTGGATACGAACACCCTCATCTCGGCCCTGCTCTTTTCTGGCACGGCCTCCCGCCTGGCCCCCCTGTGGCAATCCCGACGCATCACCGTGCTGCTCTCAAAATCAATCCTTCAGGAATATCTCCGCACTCTCGCGTATCCAAAGTTCCGGTTGAGCGACCAAGGAATCAAAGGGGTGGTTGAAGAGCAGTTGCTCCCTTTCGTGGAGACGGTCCAGGTCAAGAAGCACCTCACTGTGGTCCGGCGTGACCCTGAGGATAACAAGTTTCTGGAGTGTGCCGTTGCCGGCCGGGCAAAGTATCTCGTGACGGGGGACCGGGACCTCTTGGAGCTCGGTTCGTACCGTGGCATCAAGATTCTCACCGTCGGGGAGTTCCTAAACGAGGTCAAACTTTAA
- a CDS encoding PilZ domain-containing protein translates to MSSYTNVRGYPRLVAYLPVQCTSLSQATSLAKVITGKTNSISPGGLGLLLPETIPLKTPVVVQVCEDEPLRALVIWLDKPTPTGLGTSIPHGVGFDFLVDPDLIRQWVHHATPQSHSRVPVQFDVEFTQAGKAGHGTCLNLSKDGMFIAINHPPRPGTEILLRFKLQESSHTLSIPAQVVWIRGEKNWPGAIHGMGVEFLAVDPLKAALIGSVVDRLVGEPSPSPDSSWSFPPSR, encoded by the coding sequence GTGTCTTCCTACACTAATGTCCGTGGTTACCCACGCCTTGTGGCCTATCTACCCGTTCAGTGTACTTCTCTAAGCCAGGCAACGTCCCTGGCGAAGGTCATCACTGGCAAGACCAACTCCATCAGTCCCGGTGGACTGGGACTCCTGCTGCCCGAGACCATCCCCCTCAAAACCCCGGTAGTGGTCCAGGTGTGTGAAGATGAACCACTGCGCGCACTTGTCATCTGGCTTGACAAACCAACGCCAACCGGTCTGGGAACCAGCATCCCCCATGGCGTGGGCTTCGACTTTCTCGTCGACCCGGACCTGATACGCCAATGGGTGCATCACGCTACACCACAATCCCATTCCCGGGTTCCGGTCCAGTTCGACGTCGAGTTCACCCAGGCGGGGAAGGCCGGGCATGGCACTTGCCTGAACCTGAGCAAGGACGGGATGTTCATCGCAATCAACCACCCGCCCCGACCGGGGACTGAGATCTTGCTCCGCTTCAAGCTGCAAGAGTCTTCCCACACACTCTCGATCCCTGCACAAGTGGTGTGGATACGTGGGGAGAAGAATTGGCCTGGTGCCATCCACGGGATGGGGGTGGAGTTCCTTGCAGTTGACCCCTTAAAGGCTGCCCTGATCGGCAGTGTCGTCGATCGGCTTGTCGGGGAGCCTTCTCCCTCGCCGGATTCCTCCTGGTCCTTTCCGCCTTCTCG
- a CDS encoding AbrB/MazE/SpoVT family DNA-binding domain-containing protein produces the protein MLAKKTSKNQITLPKAIVQQLPDVEYFEVSLRDGAVVLKPVMVTAPDERLKAVRAKIKALGLTERDVEDAIRWARSRRG, from the coding sequence ATGCTGGCAAAAAAGACATCCAAGAACCAGATCACGCTTCCGAAGGCCATCGTCCAGCAACTCCCTGACGTCGAGTATTTCGAGGTCTCGCTCAGGGATGGTGCGGTGGTCCTAAAGCCGGTAATGGTAACCGCTCCAGACGAGCGGCTGAAGGCAGTACGGGCCAAAATCAAAGCCCTGGGGTTAACCGAGAGGGATGTCGAGGACGCGATCCGCTGGGCCAGAAGCCGTCGGGGCTGA